DNA from Granulicella arctica:
TTTTGATGAGGAGGTTCACAATGCGGTCCCTACGGTATCTCGCTTTACTCGCTGTTCTGTTCTTGCTGCCTGTTGCGTACTCGCATGCCCAGGTTTCTGTTGGAATCGGTGTGGGCGGGCCGGTCTATGACGGTGGGTATGGATATGCTCCCCCTGTGTGCAGCTATGGTTATTACGACTACGCGCCTTATGCCTGCGCTCCTTATGGATACTATGGTCCGGCGTGGTTTAGCGGCGGCATCTTTATCGGCGCTGGCCCGTGGTTCCGCGGCGGCTATGGCTGGCACGGTGGTTATGGCTGGCGTGGTGGCTATGGTTATCGCGGCGGCTACGGCTATCGCGGTGGTTATGGTGGCGCAGGCTATCACGGCGGCTACGGCGGCGGATATCACGGTGGCTATGGTGGCGGCTTCCACGGCAATGCTGGCGGTGGCTTCCATGGCGGCGGTGGCGGAGGCTTCCATGGCGGTGGAGGCGGAGGTGGCTTCCACGGTGGTGGCGGTGCCCATGGTGGTGGCGGACACCGGTAAACGGTTCGCCATCGCGTAAGCATCAAGAGCGGCTGTTGTCCTTCGGGGCGGCAGCCGCTCTTCTTTTGGTATTTATACTTTGGCGATGAACTTTGAATTGAGAGTGGCTACGACGGCGGATGTGGCGGGGATCGTGGAGTTGATCCGAGCTTCGGTGCGTGGATTGCAGGGTGAGTACACGGAGGCGCAGCGGGAGGCTGCATTGGCGACGGTGTTTACCGTGGACAGCCAGTTGATCGCGGACGGGACATACTTTGTGGCGCTGTCGGGAGAGACGCTTGCGGGGTGTGGTGGATGGAGCTATCGGAAGACGCTGTATGGCGGGGATCGTCAAGTGGAACGGATTGAAGCGGAGCAGCTCGATCCGTCGGTGGATGCGGCGAAGATACGGGCGATCTTCGTGGATCCTGCGTTTGCTCGGATGGGGCTGGGAAGCCTGTTGCTGAAGACTGCTGAGGATGCTGCTGCGGCAGCGGGGTTTCGGAGGCTGGAGATGGGGAGCACGCTGGCTGGGGTTGCGCTTTATACGCTAAAAGGATATCGACGTGTGGAGGAGATTCAGGTTCCGGTGGCGGATGGACTGAAGATTGCTGTTGTGCGGATGGAGAAGACGGTCTGACGTGCGCTGCGCCCTTTCCTCACGGTGAGGAGAGGGCGCAGCGTACGTCTAGATGACTCGGAGCAGGAGCAGGACAAGAACGATGAGGAGGATGAGGCTGAGGCCGCCGCCGCCGTAGTAGCCGAGTCCAGGTCCCATGCGATAGCCGCCAAATCCGAACACCAGAATGAGAACGATGAGAATGATTAGCATGTGTGCACCATGTACGGCTTAGGTTCGCCGGATACAGTGTTTGATGCAGATTTTGCGGTGAGGTGAAAACTGGCTAGTGAGCGATGTCTGAAGCCTGGGGAAAATATTTGTGCGGAGTGCGCCAATTGTTTGTCAGGCGGGAGATTTTTTGAAGGGATGCGGTGGGTCAGGGGTGTTTTTAAGAGGGATGGGGTACCCCCCTATCTTAGATATCAAAATATGAAGAACAAAGGACTTAGGTCTGGACTTAGATATGGTTCGATTGGTGTTTTGGGAGCTTAATGGAGGACTCCGCGGGGCCGGATTTTGAGTTTCCTGCTGATTTCATTTTATCAGGGGTGTCAAGGGTTTCGAGGGTGAATGCGGTGATGTTGGCTTGCATGATGGTGTCCCTCCGTTTCAGTTTAGGCTTACGGGGAGGCTTAGAATAAGGGCATGGATAGTCTTGACGTTACACCGCTTGCGAGCGCGATTCGCCAGTTTGGCAGTGCCCTGGAGGAGTATGGCCGGGAGCCGGAGCGGACGCTGCTGCGCGATGGGCTGATCCAGAGGTTCGAGTTTACGTACAGTCTCTGTGAGAGGATGCTGCGGAGGTTTCTGGAAGCGGCCTCGGGTGGTGGAGAGGATGTGGATGCGATGAGTTTTCCGGCGCTGATTCGGACGGCTAGCGAGAAGGGATTGCTCTTGCACGGGTGGGATCGGTGGAGTGAGTTTCGCAGGGCTCGGAATAAGACGAGCCATACGTACAGCGAGGCGGCGGCGGTGGAGGTGCTGGAGCAGCTACCGGCGTTTCTTACTGAGGCTCAGTATCTGCTGGAGAGGTTGTCATGAGCCAGATGGTGAGTCCGCTGCCGGAGCGGGTTCATGGGCTGTATCTTGCGCCGTCTGAGTGGGAGATTGTTGGGAAGATTTTGCGGAAGCATGTGCTGGGGCGGCGGGTGTGGGCTTTTGGTTCGCGGGCTACGGGGATGCGGTTGAAGCGGTATTCCGATCTGGATCTTGCCGTGGAGGGTTCGTTGACGCTGAAGGAGGAGAGCGGATTGGCGGATGATTTTGACGAGTCGGCTTTGCCGATGAAGGTGGATGTGGTGGGGTTGGAGCAGGTGGAGGTGGGGTTTCGTGAGCGGATTGTGGGAGATTTTGTGGTCGTGCAGGCGGGCGGCGTTGGCCTGAAAGGCGGATGATGTGAAGCTTCGGGTGAGCGTGACGCGGGTCAGGCACCGGAGTGAGGTTTATGAGGGGTGATGAGGAGAGCGGTCGCCCTTTGGGCGATGCCCACATCTCAGAATCGAGATATGGGGCACCCGCACCCGGTCATAGCGCCACTCTTTACTGGAAGCTGTCTCGTGCGCCGTGGCGAATGTGGATGACGGTTACCCGTTTCGCCGTGCGGCCGATGGAGTAAATGATGCGGTAGATGTGGGGTTTATTGCCGTAGAGAAGCTGGCGAAGCCGACGGTCTTCCTCGGTACGAGCGCCTCGATCTGGTAGACGATCGAGACTGAAGACGATCTCTTCAAGTCCGTTGTACCAGCGTAAGGCTGAAGGAGAGTTTTCGGCATCGATCTCGAAATAAATTGATTCAAGATCGAGGACGGCGCGCTCGGCGAGCTCAACGCGGTATGCGATGCTTTTTGCGGAGCTCATCGAATACCTCTTTTGCTGGACGGGTGCGACCGTTTTTCAAATCTTCGAGGCCCTGACGGATGCCTTCGCGGGCGTCTGCTTTGGCGGCGATGTCTAAAAGGCGCTGATAGCTGGCTGCGTCCTGGACGACGGCTTCGGGTTTGCCGTTGACGGTGAGGATGATGGGGCGTTGGGTGGTCTTGAGCTGCTGCATGAATTCGACGGAGTGGTTGCGGAAGGTGGTGAGGGGCTGGATGTCTTTGGTGATGTCGATCATGTGTGCCTCCGTGTGGAGGTATTTTATCGTACCTTTGAATTGAGATCAGATGCGGCCCAACTTTGATTTTGCTTCAAGTCTGGGGTTACCCAGCCAATTCTCGTTCGGCGACGCTTTGTTGTTCGTGCCATCTTTGCCATTGTTCGCTTTCATTTCTCACGGCTTGAGCATCGACAACGCGTGGTCTGTGATGTGGGATGGTTGAGTCTTTGCTAGGAGAGAAAATGTAGCGATGAGCGTGTTCGGCAATCATTCTTCGAAGCATGATTGCCTGATGCCGAGGAAGAACTTCACCGCGTTGGTATGTTTTTTCACCTACCTGGGTGAAGAGTAAATGCTTTGGACTAAGCGGCAAGAAGATGTTGGTCTTCGGGACGCCCCATCCACCCTTGAAGTCGTAGTCGGATGAATTGCGAAAGTTCAATCTGACTACTGGGTCGTCAGTAGTAAACCAAGGTAAGTCATTTTCCGCCGAAAGGATTACCCACTTGTGATCTGACAGCCGGTCGAGCGTGTTTGTGAGTAGGTGACGCATCGCATAGATCCACGTTCCTCGCCCAACGACGGTTTCAGTCTTAAGCAATACTGATTTTCCATCTAGGGAGGGTTCCCTAGTAACGCGCAATGGATAGTATTCGGCGTTTGACGCAGGCTCGCTTTCAATAACTTCGCCAGTCGCATGCGCTCGTTCCAATCTTTCTCTCACTATCTGCGAAAGTTCTTGGAGCTGCTTCTCCGCCTGGTTTTGCCACCGTGGAAGATTTTCTATCATAAAAGCCGGTGTTCGAACGATCTGGGCAGCTAAGAATCGTACGAGCAAGCGATAGTCCTCTTTTTCGAGTCGCTCATCATTAATGGCTTTACAGATGCTGCTCGCTGCAGGCGTTTCAAAATCCCGATTCAACCACTGTTCAATCTCGTCCGAATCTCCATGAGAGAGGGCGCGCGTGTATAAATGCGACTGATAACCTACGCCGCCAATATTTACTCGCTTCCAATCAGCCACGGTTGGGCTCGGAACCAAAATTCGATATCGGTAGAGATAGCCGGATTCTGAGGCAAAATGTTTGAGATAAAGACGCGGTACGTAATGATTGTTCCGCGTGATTACATCGGTTCGTACGCTATTTATTTCAGAGTCCGCTTGCGGGATGATAGTGGACATCTGGTCACGATCCTAGATAGCTATCTGCCGAAGCGTTGTTTGGCTTGCATTTGGCTCATCATGCGTTGTTGGGCTTTGATGCCTCCGCCTCCGCCTATGGTTTTGAACATCTTGCGCATTTGGGCGTATTGGCGGAGTAGGTTGTTGACGTCCTGGACGGTGGTGCCGGAGCCGCGGGCGATGCGTTTGCGGCGGTTGCCGTTGATGATCTCGTGGTCCTTGCGCTCTTTGTCGGTCATCGAGTTGATGATGGATTCGACGCGGGTGAACTGCTTCTCGTCGACGTTCTCGGCGGCCTGGGCCATGCCGGCGAAGGGGCCGACAGAGGGGAGCATCTTGAGGATGGACTGCATAGAGCCCATCTTCTTGATCTGGCGGAGCTGGTCGCGGAAGTCGTCGAGGGAGAAGCCGTCGCCGGAGAGGGCCTTTTTGGCGAACTGCTCGGCTTTGCCGCGGTCGAGTTTCTCTTCGGCGCGTTCGAGGAGGGTGGCGATGTCGCCCATGCCCATGATGCGGGAGACGATGCGGTCGGGGTGGAAGGGCTCGAAGGCGTCGGGTTTTTCGCCGGTGCCGAGGAACTTGATGGGAGCTCCGGTGACGTGGCGGATGGAGAGGGCGGCGCCGCCGCGGGCGTCTCCGTCCATCTTGGTGAGGATGGCTCCGGTGATGGTGAGGAGGTCGTTGAAGGCCTTGGCGGAGTTGACGGCGTCCTGGCCGGTCATGGCGTCGGCGACGAAGAGGATCTCGGAGGGGTTGAGCTGCTTTTTGAGCGCGGCCATCTCGTCCATGAGGGCGGCGTCGATCTGGTTGCGGCCGGCGGTGTCGACGATGAGGATGTCGCAGCCGAAGGAGGCGGCTTCGCGTTTGGCCTCTTTGGCGAGGCGGAGGACGGAGTCGGTGTTGGCTTCGCCGTCGGTGAGCTTGCCCTCGTAGAGCTGGGCGGAGATGGTGCGGGCGACGATGGCGAGCTGCTCGCGGGCGGCGGGACGGTAGACGTCGACGGAGACGAGCATGGGGCGGTGGCCGGCTTTTTTGAGCCACTGGGCTAGCTTGCCGGAGGTGGTCGTCTTACCGGAGCCTTGGAGGCCGGCCATGAGGATGACGCTGGGCGGCTGGGAGGACTTCTGGAAGCGGGCGGTGTCTTTGCCGAGGAGGTTGACGAGCTCGTCGTGGACGATCTTGACGATCTGCTCGGAGGGCGACAGGGCGGTGGTGACCTGGGTTCCGAGGGCTCGGGTGCGGATGTGCTCGACGAGATCGGTGACGACGGCTAGGTTCACGTCGGACTCGAGGAGGGCGAGGCGGATCTCGCGGAGGGCCTCGGCGATGTTGTCGTCGGTGATGGTGCCCTGGCCGCGGAGTGTTTTGAAGGAGCGCTGGAGTTTGTCGCTGAGATTCTCAAACATGATTACTTTGAGTTTATCAGTGAGCTATGGGTTCGAAGGTTGAGAGCTCGTCGGGCTCGAGCGCTTCGCGCGGGTCGGGCTCGGTCCAGAGGATGATGGCCTTGGGGAGGGTGGCCGCGGCAAGCGTCATCTCCATGAACAGAGATGGTAGATCCTGGTGAGGGGTATGGTTGGCTTCATGAGCGATCATCATTCCGGACATATAGGCAAACCAGGTTGTGAGAAGCTGTAGGGCTCGCGTGGAGGCACGGTTGCGTTCGGTCAACTCGCGCTCGTCGAGCTTGTCGGGGTTGTAGCGATCGTTTTTGGGGAAGAGGTAGTTGCCGACCTTGTACTTCAGAAGGATATGGTGTTGCTGCTCTCGGGTGAGAGCGGCGAATGCGTCGCCGCAGTGATACTTCGACCAGTCATAGAGATTGCGCAGAATCACCTGATCCTTGAAGGCCCCTGTTCGGTTCGGCTCGTCGGTGCGCTTGACCGGGCCGTTGTTGCGGAAGAGTCCGCGCGTCGTGACGATTGCAGTCAGGACGGCCATTGAAGCGTATTCGATCCATGGATGACCTTTGCCATCAAAGGCTGTGCCGATCGCGATGATTGCAGCGAGGTAGCCGAGGTAGGTGAGGACAACGGCTACTCTTCGGCGCGTGCGGGAGTGGAGGTCGATGCCGAAGACGCTGAGGCGTTTGGGGTCGCTGGTGAGCATGGATTATGCCTCCTTCTTGGTCTGGGAGTAGAGCTGTTCGCTCAAGGGACGGAAGGGTTCGGTGGAGAAGATGGCTTCGATGGGGAGGGAAAAGAAGTGACTGAGGCGAAAGACCAGTTCGAGCGAGGGGATGTAGTCGCCGCGCTCGAGGAAGCCGACGGTCTGGGGATTGACGCCGATCTCGCGGGCGAGCGTTTGCCGACTGATGGCACGTTCGGCTCGGAGGACAGAGATGCGATTGTGGATCATGCTGCGCTCTGCAAATAATATATTGCGCATCCGCAATATATTGCAAGTGAGTTTTTTGCGCTATTCGGCCATTTGGTCGTCTGGGTAGCAATAGAGCCAGCGTTCGCCGGGCTGGGCGGAGGCGATGACGGGGTGGTGGGTGTGGTGGGCATGTTTGGTGGCGTGTTTGTTCTTGGAGGAGTCGCAACAGCCGACGTGGGAGCAGGTGAGGCAGGTGCGGAGGTGGACCCAATCGTCGCCTAGCTGGACGCATTCGTGGCAGACATCGGTAGTGGGGGCTTGGTAGTGGCTGTGCTTGAGGTGTTCGCAGAGGGGCATGGCGGGTCCTTTGGAGTCCTTTGGATGCAACTGTATAGGATGCGCGGGAGGTGGGAGGTGTTGAGGTGGATGCTGGCTAGGTAGGTGCAGGGGCTGAGGTCGTAGGTGGATGGGGGTGGTTGCGGCGGGATAATGATCGGTATGCCTCAAGTGGAGCAGTTAACGGGGAACGCGCTGGTCGTGCGGGAGTATATGGCGTACCTGCGGGTGGAGAAGGGGATGCGTCCGGCGTCGTGTGAGGCGTATCGGCGGGACCTGGAGCAGTTCGCGGAGCATGTCGAGGGGCGGGATGGGCTGCTGGTGACGGCGGTGCAGGCGGATGTGAGCGGGTTTATGCAGGGGCTGCGCGGGCATGCGGTGGAGTCGCGGTCGATTGCGCGGAAGTTGAGCTGTCTGCGTGGGTTTTACCGCTGGCTGCTGATGGATAAGCGGATCGGGCATGATCCGACGGTGAATATCGAGACGCCGGCTAGCTGGAAGATTCTGCCGAAGTCGCTGGCTGAGGGCGAGGTGGCGGAGATGCTGGAGCGGACGGCGGTCGCTGCTCGTGCGGCGGATGCGGATGGGCTGGCGCTGCGGGATCACGCGATTTTGGAGATGTTGTATGCCGGGGGGCTGCGGGTGGGGGAGATCTGCGCGTTGCAGGTGGAGGATTTGCATCTGGATCAGGCGCGGGCGCAGGTTCGCGGCAAGGGCGACAAGGAGCGGATTGTGCCGCTGGGTGAGCGCGCGGTGGCGGCGCTGGAGCGGTATCTGGCGATGGGCCGGCCGGGGTTGGTGCGTGGGGGTGCGGTCCAGCGGAAGCTGTTCTTGAGTGTGCGCGGGCATGCGCTGACGCGGCAGTGGGTTTGGGAGATGGTGCGGGGCGTGGCGAAGATGGGCGGGGTGAAGGCTAGTCCGCATACGCTGCGGCATAGCTGCGCGACGCATATGGTGGAGCATGGGGCGGACCTGCGCAGTGTGCAGACGCTGCTGGGGCACGCGGATATTGCGACGACGCAGGTGTATACGCATGTGGCGCTGGGGCATCTGAAGGCGGTGCATCGGCTGCATCATCCGCGGGGAAGACGGCGCGAGGCGGCGGTGCAGGATGCCGGATAAGCGGAGCGAATTTGAGCGGCTTGCCGAGGAGTTTCTGGCGATGATCGCCAATGAGCGCGGGGCGAGCGCGCATACGGTGCGGGCGTATGTGCGGGAGGTGCGGAGCTTTGCGGCTTTTCTTGAGAAGACGCTGGGGAAGGATGCGGCGATCGGGTCGGTGGAGCATCTGCATATTCGCGGATATCTTGGCGTGTTGTATGAGCGGGGGTTGACGAAGGCGAGTGCGGCGCGGGCGCTGGCGGCGGTGCGGAGCTGGTTCAAGTGGCTGGCGAAGGAGGGGAAGGTGGCGCAGAATCCGGCGCTGCTGGTGAGTACGCCGAAGCTGCCGAAGCATCTGCCACGGGTGCCGAGTGTGGAGGAGGTGAACCGGGTACTGAACTCGCTGGACGGGGCTGGACCGCGTGATGCCGAAGAAGAGGCGGCGTGGCCGGAGCGGGAGCGGGTGATCTTCGAGCTGCTGTATGGGTGCGGGATTCGGAACTCGGAGCTGGTGGGGCTAGATATGAGCAGCGTGCGGTGGCGCGACGATGCGGTGCTGGTGCGGGGCAAGGGGAAGAAGGAGCGGCTGGTTCCGCTGGGGGATGAGGCGGCGCTGGCGCTGAAGGAGTATCTGCCGGGACGTGAGGCGAAGCTGATGGCGGCGGGTAAGGGCTTGCTGGTGCACGATGGGCCGCTGCTGACGAATCTGCGGATGCGTGGTGACTGCCGGCTGACGACGCGGAGTGTAGGGCGGATCGTGAAGGCGATTGCGCGATCGCGGGGGCTGGCGGAGGATGTGCATCCGCATACGCTGCGGCATGCGTTCGGGACGCACATGCTGGAGGAGGGCGCGGATCTGCGGGCGATTCAGGAGATGCTGGGGCATGAGCGGCTGTCGACGACGCAGCGGTATACGCAGTTGACGGTGGGGCAGGTGCAGCGGGTGTACGACGAGACGCATCCGCGGGCGAAGTCGTAGGGGCTTGGCTAGGCGGAGTGGTTCATGTGGGAGCGTAGCTCATCGGGGTGGTAGCAGTGGGCTAGGGCTGTCTCGCGTGAGATGAGGCGGGTTTGGACGAGTTCGGCCAGGGACTGGTCCATGGTGGTCATGCCTTCGGTGCGCCCGGTGGAGATGTGGGAGCGTATCTGGTGGTCCTGCCCGGTGCGGATCAGGTTGCGGATTGCTAGTGTGGCGACCATGATTTCGACGGCGGGATAGACGCCGACGTTGCCGATTGCGGGGACGAGCTGCTGCGCGATGACGGCAAGCAGGGCTAACGAGAGTTGCTGGCGAATCTGGGATTGACTG
Protein-coding regions in this window:
- a CDS encoding DUF3309 family protein → MLIILIVLILVFGFGGYRMGPGLGYYGGGGLSLILLIVLVLLLLRVI
- a CDS encoding type II toxin-antitoxin system Phd/YefM family antitoxin, coding for MIDITKDIQPLTTFRNHSVEFMQQLKTTQRPIILTVNGKPEAVVQDAASYQRLLDIAAKADAREGIRQGLEDLKNGRTRPAKEVFDELRKKHRIPR
- a CDS encoding UBP-type zinc finger domain-containing protein, translating into MPLCEHLKHSHYQAPTTDVCHECVQLGDDWVHLRTCLTCSHVGCCDSSKNKHATKHAHHTHHPVIASAQPGERWLYCYPDDQMAE
- a CDS encoding tyrosine recombinase; the protein is MPQVEQLTGNALVVREYMAYLRVEKGMRPASCEAYRRDLEQFAEHVEGRDGLLVTAVQADVSGFMQGLRGHAVESRSIARKLSCLRGFYRWLLMDKRIGHDPTVNIETPASWKILPKSLAEGEVAEMLERTAVAARAADADGLALRDHAILEMLYAGGLRVGEICALQVEDLHLDQARAQVRGKGDKERIVPLGERAVAALERYLAMGRPGLVRGGAVQRKLFLSVRGHALTRQWVWEMVRGVAKMGGVKASPHTLRHSCATHMVEHGADLRSVQTLLGHADIATTQVYTHVALGHLKAVHRLHHPRGRRREAAVQDAG
- a CDS encoding helix-turn-helix transcriptional regulator; protein product: MIHNRISVLRAERAISRQTLAREIGVNPQTVGFLERGDYIPSLELVFRLSHFFSLPIEAIFSTEPFRPLSEQLYSQTKKEA
- a CDS encoding DUF4238 domain-containing protein — its product is MSTIIPQADSEINSVRTDVITRNNHYVPRLYLKHFASESGYLYRYRILVPSPTVADWKRVNIGGVGYQSHLYTRALSHGDSDEIEQWLNRDFETPAASSICKAINDERLEKEDYRLLVRFLAAQIVRTPAFMIENLPRWQNQAEKQLQELSQIVRERLERAHATGEVIESEPASNAEYYPLRVTREPSLDGKSVLLKTETVVGRGTWIYAMRHLLTNTLDRLSDHKWVILSAENDLPWFTTDDPVVRLNFRNSSDYDFKGGWGVPKTNIFLPLSPKHLLFTQVGEKTYQRGEVLPRHQAIMLRRMIAEHAHRYIFSPSKDSTIPHHRPRVVDAQAVRNESEQWQRWHEQQSVAERELAG
- a CDS encoding type II toxin-antitoxin system RelE/ParE family toxin; translated protein: MSSAKSIAYRVELAERAVLDLESIYFEIDAENSPSALRWYNGLEEIVFSLDRLPDRGARTEEDRRLRQLLYGNKPHIYRIIYSIGRTAKRVTVIHIRHGARDSFQ
- a CDS encoding nucleotidyltransferase family protein — protein: MSQMVSPLPERVHGLYLAPSEWEIVGKILRKHVLGRRVWAFGSRATGMRLKRYSDLDLAVEGSLTLKEESGLADDFDESALPMKVDVVGLEQVEVGFRERIVGDFVVVQAGGVGLKGG
- a CDS encoding HI0074 family nucleotidyltransferase substrate-binding subunit, which encodes MDSLDVTPLASAIRQFGSALEEYGREPERTLLRDGLIQRFEFTYSLCERMLRRFLEAASGGGEDVDAMSFPALIRTASEKGLLLHGWDRWSEFRRARNKTSHTYSEAAAVEVLEQLPAFLTEAQYLLERLS
- a CDS encoding tyrosine-type recombinase/integrase, whose translation is MPDKRSEFERLAEEFLAMIANERGASAHTVRAYVREVRSFAAFLEKTLGKDAAIGSVEHLHIRGYLGVLYERGLTKASAARALAAVRSWFKWLAKEGKVAQNPALLVSTPKLPKHLPRVPSVEEVNRVLNSLDGAGPRDAEEEAAWPERERVIFELLYGCGIRNSELVGLDMSSVRWRDDAVLVRGKGKKERLVPLGDEAALALKEYLPGREAKLMAAGKGLLVHDGPLLTNLRMRGDCRLTTRSVGRIVKAIARSRGLAEDVHPHTLRHAFGTHMLEEGADLRAIQEMLGHERLSTTQRYTQLTVGQVQRVYDETHPRAKS
- the ffh gene encoding signal recognition particle protein, which translates into the protein MFENLSDKLQRSFKTLRGQGTITDDNIAEALREIRLALLESDVNLAVVTDLVEHIRTRALGTQVTTALSPSEQIVKIVHDELVNLLGKDTARFQKSSQPPSVILMAGLQGSGKTTTSGKLAQWLKKAGHRPMLVSVDVYRPAAREQLAIVARTISAQLYEGKLTDGEANTDSVLRLAKEAKREAASFGCDILIVDTAGRNQIDAALMDEMAALKKQLNPSEILFVADAMTGQDAVNSAKAFNDLLTITGAILTKMDGDARGGAALSIRHVTGAPIKFLGTGEKPDAFEPFHPDRIVSRIMGMGDIATLLERAEEKLDRGKAEQFAKKALSGDGFSLDDFRDQLRQIKKMGSMQSILKMLPSVGPFAGMAQAAENVDEKQFTRVESIINSMTDKERKDHEIINGNRRKRIARGSGTTVQDVNNLLRQYAQMRKMFKTIGGGGGIKAQQRMMSQMQAKQRFGR
- a CDS encoding GNAT family N-acetyltransferase; translation: MNFELRVATTADVAGIVELIRASVRGLQGEYTEAQREAALATVFTVDSQLIADGTYFVALSGETLAGCGGWSYRKTLYGGDRQVERIEAEQLDPSVDAAKIRAIFVDPAFARMGLGSLLLKTAEDAAAAAGFRRLEMGSTLAGVALYTLKGYRRVEEIQVPVADGLKIAVVRMEKTV